The sequence GCCCTATTCGAGATTTGCTGTTGATGCACTAGGTGTAATTACTATTATACTTGTTTCGATTTTGGTACTTGCTGGGTTGTTTTGTATATTGTACTTGATATACTTTCATACGAAGATTCGCGGGCAAGGTTACAATCAGCTTGGTTATTTTCATGGTCCTTGGATTATCCGGATTGTATTTATATTGTTTGCAATTTGGTGGGGATTTGGAGAGGTTGTTCGGCTTAACTTGATTAGAGGGGAAGGAAGATTGTTGAGTGCTTTTGGTTTCAGATGGCAGGAAACTGTTTGCAAGTGTTATATTGTTTCGAGCTTAGGTTTTGCAGAACCTTGCCTGTACCTAACCGTTGTGTTTCTCCTTCGGGCATCCTTACAAAAGTCAGGAACTTTAAGCCAGAAATGGAATGGCAAAACAGTCGGATACATACTTCTTTTTTGCCTCCCAGTTTTTGCTCTACAGCTCGTGCTTATTTTGGCTGGACCACAACTTGAGAAGAATAGCTTGAAACACTTGCCAGAGTATTTCACTAGTCCAGTCAAACAATCTGAAGATGATGTTGCCCTGTGCACTTACCCTTTGTTGAGTACTTTCTGCCATGGTCTTTTTGCCATCATGCTAACTTCATATTTGTTCTGGCTTGGTGGAAGAATCCTGCATTTCGTTATCAATAGGAGTCTGCAGAAGAGAGTATACATGCTAGTGTTGTCAGTTTCAGCTTTCTTTCCTATAAGGGTTCTATTGCTTGGTTTAACTGTTAGAACACTGCCAGAACATTTACCTTTTCAAGCTCTTGCATTTGTGGgttttgtttccttctttttttgtaTTGGGATGGGCATGTTCATGCTCATTGTCATGCCCATGCGGGATTGTTTAGCACTGAAGAAGAGCTCAGAGAGGGATATAGAGTCTAGGAGAAGGTTAAGTGATGAACAAAATGATATGGTTTCTCTAATTGCTAACCAAAGCACCCTCGGAGGAAGTATGGTGAGCAGTCCTGGGAGAAATTCAGGTGCCTCAACAAAGAGAGGATCCATCTCCTTTCGAACAACGGACAAGGATGCAACCTCAGGGGTGGCTTTTGTGGAACTAAGTGTATTCTCTCCTAGTCAGCACTCAACACCTCCTGGCTCACCTCAACTTCTTGGCTGGCCTATGCTTCCTCCACCATCACAAGCTCAAGGTCCCTTATAGTTTTCTTGAGCTGTATCTTTCTTGTATTCTCCTATTACTTTTACGGTGGTGGATAACTGAAAGGTCACTTTTTTGTGTTTTAAATTGTTTGTGTTCATTATATCTGAGTGATTCTGATGTTTGGTACATTTTTGATTAATAACTAGGACTCGCAAACAAGATTTGAGAGGTGAAATCTAACAAAATGGTGCTTGTATTTGTGTCTTCTTCCTAGTTACTGTAGTTGTAGCTTGCATATACACCTATGGAAAATGGCTATTATATGAACCAGAATTTCCCCCCCAAGGTTCTAACTAGTAAAACTGGGTACATTGTTCCAGGTAGTTATCAAGTTTTCCTGATCAACTGATTACTCGATAAATCGATGTTGTGATCTATGCTAAATCCCCACATATTTACTTGATTCTAAGTTATTTTTTTCAGATGAAGTGTTTGGTAGTATTATTTGAGAAGAAATTGTTAGAAAAGAATAGTGCAAGGAGAAGACAGTGTTTTCATATGGTACTTCTggtgtttttgaaaaaaaaaagctcaGGTAGACAGTTAATTTGTTAAAAGAGCATTTTAAATATGAGTCTGAACATAAATAATGTGATATTTAACCCAGAAAAGGGGATTGGAAAATAGTACTCCTTGGAAGTTAAAGTTATTTGGATCTGTGTTTAATACTggtcaaaaaatatatagatcaattcaatataaaatcaatgctgctttttgaattttcaaaaataattaagtcCAAACGGGCCTTAGTGTGTGAACTCCGATTTCGAAAGCTCCAGTTggataattgaaaatattaaatgtaaACTTTTTGAAAGAAACATTTCCTGTTCTACAGCAGAtgttttatgaagaaaaaaaaaagtttaatttgtaATCAACATGCATGGCATGTAGCACACTGTTAAGTGTATACGTAAATAATATCACCCTTGTTaagttttaataaaaaggaaaaataaatactaGAATATTAATGtacgaatataaaaataaaatctaaatcttattcataaaatttggaTTAGTTCCACCATAATGAGTAATTAAGAAACTAATGTAAACTGCTGACCATATCTCTTCCAGATagttaaaacaaatttttttctttaaaaataatatgacaactcaaaagaattaaatatattaacaaGTTGTTGGTCAGTTCATAGACTGCTTCGTTGTGAAGAA comes from Solanum pennellii chromosome 1, SPENNV200 and encodes:
- the LOC107002424 gene encoding uncharacterized protein LOC107002424, whose product is MPYSRFAVDALGVITIILVSILVLAGLFCILYLIYFHTKIRGQGYNQLGYFHGPWIIRIVFILFAIWWGFGEVVRLNLIRGEGRLLSAFGFRWQETVCKCYIVSSLGFAEPCLYLTVVFLLRASLQKSGTLSQKWNGKTVGYILLFCLPVFALQLVLILAGPQLEKNSLKHLPEYFTSPVKQSEDDVALCTYPLLSTFCHGLFAIMLTSYLFWLGGRILHFVINRSLQKRVYMLVLSVSAFFPIRVLLLGLTVRTLPEHLPFQALAFVGFVSFFFCIGMGMFMLIVMPMRDCLALKKSSERDIESRRRLSDEQNDMVSLIANQSTLGGSMVSSPGRNSGASTKRGSISFRTTDKDATSGVAFVELSVFSPSQHSTPPGSPQLLGWPMLPPPSQAQGPL